In Methanococcus voltae PS, the genomic stretch AAGTATAGCCCGCTATAGAAGCCACAGCAATTGCTACAACCACTAATACTATTATTTCAAGAGATATTTGTCCTCGTTTCAAATTAACCCTCTTAAAATGTAATAATTTGTAAAATATAATATATAAATATATACTCATATAAAAATCATATTAAAAAATATACAACGTTTATCAAAATACGTAATTAGTAAGTTAGTAGTGTGTTAACAATTAAATATTTATGATTCCAACTTATTTTACTTTATTAAGAATATTATATATAATTTATTATATAATCCTTTAAAAATATAAAATACCTTAAAAACTAAAAAATTAAAAAATAAATAGAAAAATAAATAATAGTAAATTAATCTAAATAATTGTTTTCAATATCCTTATATTCACTATATTTTACAAAATATTGCTCAATTTCTTCAGATTTGATGGTATAAAGATATTCTTTTAATAGCTCATATGCGCCTAATAACTTATCCCGAGGAGCTTTCTCAAAAATTTCCTTGGATAAACATATTGAAGCCATTAAATCCTTATAAATTAACTTATTGCCTTTAAACGTTAAATGAATTTGATATTCTCGTTTATCTTTTTCTGACTGCGATTTACATACATAGCCTTTTTTATATAATCTATGGTACATTTCTGTTACAGAAGAATTTGCAACATTCATATGTTTTGCAATATCTGAAAAAGAAGGACTATTTAGTGTATGTATCGCATATAAATAGTCTAACTGTATTATTGTAAGCTTTGAATACTCTTCTTCGATATTTGGAAAATTTTTTTTAGAAATTTCAATTTGTCGACCCATCAACATATGTAAAAATATTCCAAAATCCTCAATCATCGATTCGTGGATTGTAACATCGCAATTAACGTCGTTAATAACCTTATTTTTTTTGGTTATAAGTTTATTATTTTTAGCCGTATTATCCCACTTTTAAGTTTTTAAATAAGATTAAATAAGATTATATAAGATTAAATAATTTTAAAAAATATAACTATTTAATTTGTCATATATTTAAAACATATTTAATTAATATATAATTCTTATACCTATTTGCTATTTAACGTTTTAGTTATATGTTTTAGTCTTAGAAGTGGTTATGACATTATTTATTTTTTATTTCCGCCGTTTAATGAACTAAATTATCTATAAGTAGGAATAATATAGGTTTTTTTACAAACCAAAATATTATGTAAGACATTGTAATAAACAACATGAATGGAATATGGGGGGTAACCCATACTTTTTTGTCTTGGATTTTTGAATTTTCCAATAGTGCGTTATCATAGCTAAGCTTGTGCTTCATACTAGTTGATAACTCACCAATTTCCGAAATATCGATATAATTTTCATTATTTAAATTAAAATTATCTAACTTATTTGTATTGCCCTGATTACTTAAATTACTTAAACTATCTAAATTAATTAAACTATCTAAATTACTTAAATTATTCATATAAGGATTTCTAACCTTATTTTTAAATCCTGCGCTTATCAAAGACTTTTTATCATAACATACTACATTATCTGTAGGTTTTACATCTTTCTCGCTTTTTTTAATCGATGTAGCCAACCTTGAAAAACTTTGTAAGCTAAGGTCTTCATAATCCGACGGGTCATTTTTGTAATTTACAATTAGGAAATAAAGTGGAATAGGAATTACAAAAAGCACTGAATCCAAAAATATCGACGAAGAAATAAGGAAACCGCTTAAATAAGATAATCCTATTAAATACTTTGTTTCTTGTCCATCCATCAAATTGCCATGGTAAAGTGCCAACGCAATGAAGTAGTACATTATTAATGATAATGCGTAATAAGAACCAGACATTACGAAAGATGCAATAAATAAAACTATACCTAAATTTGCAAGTATTTTGGCGTAACTTTTAATGTAATTTGCAAGTGTTAATATCAGTATTCCTAAAAATTCAATGCTGTTGAAGTGAATTAATGCACCTAAATAAAGCATTGATATCCAAAAGATGTCATAAAATTTCTTTCCTCTTAATTCAAAATATAGTCCTGCAATTATGCAAAAAAAACCATAAATATATTCTATGCTCATAATATCATCATTTTTGGGGATAATTCAATAATATATGTTTTTATACTAAATTTATACTAAATTAATACATAATCTTTTTATACTTAATCTTAAATTGCTTAAATTTTTAAAATAGTTAATATATTCAAAATAATTAAAATAATTAAGAAATATTCCTTTATTAAATTATATAATACATTTTGATTATTATTCGGAGATATTACTTTATAAATGTATTATAATATTATGTATCTAGGACTATATATAGTTTTAATTGTATCGTAACTATTAATTAAGTTAAAAAAATTAAAACCTTTAAATTCTAAAATACCTAAAAATATTGGTTAAAAATTAATTAGGATTTTAAATACCCGGTTTTTTATATTGTTGTTATGTTTGCATTCGATAGTCTAATATATGGCGTATGTAATATATATTATCATAAATATATATTATACTAATTATAGTGATTTTATGTTACAAGGTGATACTTTGAGACGAGGACAAATATCTCTTGAAATGATAATTATTACCTTGGTTGTATTAGGTTCTGTATCGATACTAGGATATACATACATTAACGGAGTTGAAGAAACATCTGCCATCTTAGCCAATACCTCTGTAATAAGTGGTTATTCCGTGGGTGGTCCCAGTAACTCAAGTAATATAGATACTGAAGACCCTAATGAAACCGATGATGATAATGATGAAGAAGATTCTGATGAAACCGATGATGAAGACGAATATGAAGGGGAAATACGGATTAAAAATTGTTTACTAGATAGTTCAAATTTCCAAGCTACGAGCAAATACGATGTTGTATATACAATAAAAGATGGTGAAGTGGTGTCAAACGACGGTTCAGCAGTTACGACACAACCTGAGAAAAAGGGTAATCATTACGTATTATATAATATTGAAGAAATATCTGTGAAGCCATTATATAATAAAAATTATCAAATTCAAGTTGATAACAAAAAAATACCCAATATTCAGCAGAGAAGTTTTGAAGCCGAAATAGACGATAATGAAGACGAAAGTACACTTGGAATTATTCACGTTAAAATATTCAATAACGGAGACATTATATTATATATCTTGCCACACAATTTCATAGGCGAGTTGGACTTTGATGATGAAGACGATGATGAAGACGATGATTAATTATAAAATTAAAAATAAATTAAAATAAATGGATAATTAAAAATAATTGCATTTAAAACTTTAAAACTTTAAAACTTTAAATTCTATTTTTTTCATTATTTTTTCGAAATTTTTTTATTTAGATAGGTATTTATACCGAAAAGTCTTATCTTAATACTATTATTTAGGGATTACCTAAATATTAATTTACATCAATAAAAATACTTTACACACAGGTGAACTTATGACTAATTACGACTTGAATACTACGCCGATTCCTAAATTAATAGCTCGGTATAGTATCCCCGCGATAATTGGATTCGTAATTAATGGAGTATATACCATTATAGACGGTATATTTATAGGTCATTGGGTGGGTTCTGAAGCTATTGCGAGCATTACACTCTCGTTCCCGATAAAATTAATGATGATATCTTTCGCAATTATGATTGGAGTAGGAGCTTCTGCGCATATATCCATTAGTTTGGGCAAACAGGACCCCAAAAAAGCTGAGGAAATATTTAAAAATGCTTTTTGTATTTTATTACTATTAGGCGTAGTCCTAACAGTTGTTGGATTATTAGCAATAAAACCATTACTAACAAGCTTCGGAGTCGAAGGAACCCTACTAACTTTATCGTTAACCTATTTAGGAATAGCATTTATTGGTGCAATGGGTTCATTATTTAACGTTGGACTTGAACCCATTATTAGAAACGATGGATTCCCGCAAAAAGCTATGAAAGTAATGATTATATGTGCATTAGTGAATATCGTATTTGATGCATTGTTTATAATTGTATTTCAATGGGGGGTTGCAGGTGCAGCAATCGCTACATTGATGGGAGAAACACTTGGAGCAATGATATTTTTACATCACTTTATAGCAAAAAAATCTAACTTAAAAATAGAAAATTTAGGTTATCGAGTAAAAAATATACTTAATTTTAAAACATACGACAAAGATATTTTAAAATTGGTACTTTTAACCGGTATATCTCCATTTTTAATGGAATTTTCTTCCGCAATCGGTTCGTTAGTTTACAGCACCCAATTCTTAAAATATGGCGGTTCTTTGCACGTTTCCGCATTTGGTATTGTTATATACCTATTTATAATCCTATTTATGACAGTTTTAGGGTTATGTAGTGGTGTGCAGCCACTTATAAGTTATAACTACGGGGCTAAACGATTTGACAAGGTAAAAGAGATTTTAAAAATCACTGGGGGGTTATGTGCAACTGTAGGCGTAATTTCGTTTATATTATACAACCTATTCCCTACATACCTAATTAATATATTTAATTCCACGGACATGGCGTTAATTGAAACCGCTACAACAGGACTAAGTATATTTTCATTTGGTACTTTAGTGTTAGGGCCAGTATTCCTAATAATCATCTATTTCCAATCTATAGGAGATAGTAAAGTAGCGAATACGTTAGCACTACTTAAATCTTTTGGATTTATATTGCCTTTATTGTACTTATTACCAATGTATTTCGGAGTTATCGGCATATGGTATGCTGAACCGCTTTCTGGACTATTAACACTGATTATAGGTTCTTTCTTTATCTATAGAGCCTTTAGATATCAGTTAAAAGAAAAATAAAATAATAAAAAATAAAATAGTATATTATAATTAATAATAAAAAAAGTAAAATAGGATATAAATTTAGAGTTTTACTATACTAATTAAAATAACTCTAAAAATTTTTTATTTTTTTTCATTAAATATTTTTGGTGGTATTCTTCAGCCTTATAGAATTCTCCTGCCTTTCTAATTCGTGTAACAATCTTTTTATCGATTTTCATATCCTTAAGGGTATCCTGCATTTTTTTTAAAGACTTTTTAGCTAATTTATATTGTTTTTCTGTCGTGTAAAATATTGTAGAAGCGTATTGCTCGCCTCTATCCCATCCTTGCCGATTTAATGTAGTAGGGTCGTGATTAATCCAAAATGTATCTAATAAATCCCCATAATCAACTGTATTTATGTCATAAATTATAGTAACTACTTCAACATGTCCGGTATCACCCTTACAAACTTCTTCATAAGTTGGGTATTTGGTTTTACCGCCCATGTAACCCACTTCAGTATCCAAAACTCCGTCTATAGTCCTAAATAATTCTTCGGAGCCCCAAAAACAGCCCATTCCAAATATTGCAATATCATAATTTGGATTACTTATTTTTAAGTTAGTTTCGACACCCATTATCATCACCCGCACCATGTGTATGTTAACAACTTATGATAGGTATTAGCTAAATAAATTAATTATCCAAATTGGTTAAATTAAGTGTAGATAAAATATATTTAAAATAATTGATGTAATTAAAATTAATTAATATCTTCATATATATTTATGATTTGATACTTATAAATAGATATTTTTGGCTAAATTGGACAACCTTAATACGTACAAAATTATTTGGAATAATGTATATATAAATAACTTAGATAATAAATAATTATTATCTACAAAACTAATTTAACGTTCTTAACGTTATTGACTTTATTTAATTCAATTTATGATTTAATATAGGGGTGAAAATTTGAATAAAAGTATTGATAATGATAAAAATACGGAAATTATTGAAAATAATGAAAATAATGAAAAGATGCAGACGGTAAAAATAAAACCAAATACTGTTGAAGAGTTATCCAAAATAAAAGAAGAAATAAAAAGTAGCCTAAAAGAAGAAATAAACGTTATATATTACTTTTCAGGTACGGGTAATTCATATTATGTTGCAAGAGAACTCGCCAAGGTACTTTCAAACAATAACGGTAAGGGAACTAAAACCAATACCAAAATTATTCCCATTGCAAATGAGATAAAAAAAGAGCAAATAACCTGCGGTTCCGATAGAATAATATTTATATACCCAGTTTATGGTTTTGGAGTACCTGAAATAGTTGAAAGTTTTATAAAACGTTTAAATATGGAAAGAAACCCTAAAATATA encodes the following:
- a CDS encoding class III signal peptide-containing protein, whose translation is MLQGDTLRRGQISLEMIIITLVVLGSVSILGYTYINGVEETSAILANTSVISGYSVGGPSNSSNIDTEDPNETDDDNDEEDSDETDDEDEYEGEIRIKNCLLDSSNFQATSKYDVVYTIKDGEVVSNDGSAVTTQPEKKGNHYVLYNIEEISVKPLYNKNYQIQVDNKKIPNIQQRSFEAEIDDNEDESTLGIIHVKIFNNGDIILYILPHNFIGELDFDDEDDDEDDD
- a CDS encoding MATE family efflux transporter produces the protein MTNYDLNTTPIPKLIARYSIPAIIGFVINGVYTIIDGIFIGHWVGSEAIASITLSFPIKLMMISFAIMIGVGASAHISISLGKQDPKKAEEIFKNAFCILLLLGVVLTVVGLLAIKPLLTSFGVEGTLLTLSLTYLGIAFIGAMGSLFNVGLEPIIRNDGFPQKAMKVMIICALVNIVFDALFIIVFQWGVAGAAIATLMGETLGAMIFLHHFIAKKSNLKIENLGYRVKNILNFKTYDKDILKLVLLTGISPFLMEFSSAIGSLVYSTQFLKYGGSLHVSAFGIVIYLFIILFMTVLGLCSGVQPLISYNYGAKRFDKVKEILKITGGLCATVGVISFILYNLFPTYLINIFNSTDMALIETATTGLSIFSFGTLVLGPVFLIIIYFQSIGDSKVANTLALLKSFGFILPLLYLLPMYFGVIGIWYAEPLSGLLTLIIGSFFIYRAFRYQLKEK
- a CDS encoding MarR family transcriptional regulator, with protein sequence MIEDFGIFLHMLMGRQIEISKKNFPNIEEEYSKLTIIQLDYLYAIHTLNSPSFSDIAKHMNVANSSVTEMYHRLYKKGYVCKSQSEKDKREYQIHLTFKGNKLIYKDLMASICLSKEIFEKAPRDKLLGAYELLKEYLYTIKSEEIEQYFVKYSEYKDIENNYLD
- a CDS encoding A24 family peptidase C-terminal domain-containing protein, with protein sequence MSIEYIYGFFCIIAGLYFELRGKKFYDIFWISMLYLGALIHFNSIEFLGILILTLANYIKSYAKILANLGIVLFIASFVMSGSYYALSLIMYYFIALALYHGNLMDGQETKYLIGLSYLSGFLISSSIFLDSVLFVIPIPLYFLIVNYKNDPSDYEDLSLQSFSRLATSIKKSEKDVKPTDNVVCYDKKSLISAGFKNKVRNPYMNNLSNLDSLINLDSLSNLSNQGNTNKLDNFNLNNENYIDISEIGELSTSMKHKLSYDNALLENSKIQDKKVWVTPHIPFMLFITMSYIIFWFVKKPILFLLIDNLVH
- the msrA gene encoding peptide-methionine (S)-S-oxide reductase MsrA, whose product is MGVETNLKISNPNYDIAIFGMGCFWGSEELFRTIDGVLDTEVGYMGGKTKYPTYEEVCKGDTGHVEVVTIIYDINTVDYGDLLDTFWINHDPTTLNRQGWDRGEQYASTIFYTTEKQYKLAKKSLKKMQDTLKDMKIDKKIVTRIRKAGEFYKAEEYHQKYLMKKNKKFLELF